In Laribacter hongkongensis DSM 14985, the sequence GTCGTAGTGCTTTTCATCCTTGACGAGGATGGTGCGTGACAGGGCGTAGAAGGTTTCCAGACTGCCAAACGCCAGCCGGGCGCGCAAGGCACCCAGCAAAGCCAGGAATTCCGTGGTGCTGACCGGGATGTTGGCCGCACGCAACGCGTAAAAGAAATCGAGCAACATGATGAAACAATCGTTTGAAATTGTCGGCAGGGCGTGAAAAACTGGAGCTGTCACTCTAAACCGGCGTGCTTTGACGCCAGACTGCCAACATGACCGAGATGCTCCAGGAAAACCAGCATAGCATGGACGTTCTCCCTGACGATGCGCTTGCCCTGAACCGGCTGGGCCGGCTGTTCCAGTTGCACCGCCAGGCCGTTGCCGGCGAGCCCTTTCCGGATTACGCCACCCGGCTGCGCTGGCTGGCCGCCGTGCATGCCATGCTGGTGGAGGCGGCGCCCCGCTGGGCTGAGGCCGTCAGCCGGGACTTCGGTCACCGCTCGCCGGTGGAAACGCAGCTGCTGGAACTGTTTCCCGCAATCGAAGCGGTACGGCACGCCAAAAAGCAGCTGGCGCGCTGGATGAAGCCGCGCCGCTGCCATACCGGCATCTGGTTCCAGCCCGGCCGCAGCCGGGTCCTGCCGCAGCCCAAGGGCGGGGTCGGCGTGATCGTGCCGTGGAACTACCCGGTCTATCTGGCGATCGGCCCGCTGGTGTCGGCACTGGCCGCCGGCAACCGGGTACTGATCAAGACCAGCGAACTGACACCGGCCACCGGTGCCCTGCTGCGCGAAATGTGCGAGCAGTATCTGGGCGACAGCATCGCAGCGGTGGTCGAGGGCGGTCCGGAGGTGGCCCGCCGTTTTTCCGCCATGCCGTTCGATCACCTGCTGTTTACCGGTTCGACAGCGGTCGGCCGGCTGGTCATGGCCGCGGCCAGCACCCACCTGACGCCGGTGACGCTGGAGCTGGGCGGCAAGTCGCCGGTGCTGGTAGCACCGGGCCAGCCGCTTAAGCACGTGGCCGAGCGCATCATTGCCGGCAAGCTCGTCAATGCCGGACAGACCTGCATCGCACCGGACTACGTACTGGTGCCGCGCCACGAATGCGAGGCACTGGTGAACGAACTGCGGGCAGCCGCTGTGCGTGCCTATCCGGTCATCCACGACAACCCGGATTACAGCGCCATCATCAGCGAGCGCCACCGCCAGCGCCTGCAAGGACTGCTGGACGAGGCCGGGCGTCAGGGCGCGCGCATCGTGCCGCTGTCGGCCGAGACCGGCTGCCGTGGCGGCAAGCTGGCGCCGGCCCTGGTGCTGGATGCGCCGGCCGGTTCGGCCATCATGCAGGAAGAAATCTTCGGGCCGTTGCTGCCTGTCGTGACGTACGACAGCCTGGATGCCGCGGTCCGCTACATTGCCGAGCGGCCGCATCCGCTGGCGCTGTACCTGTTTGACCATGACAACCGCCGCATCGGGCAGATCCTGGCGGCAACCCGTTCCGGCGGCGTCACCCTCAACGACACCCTGCTGCACATTGCCCAGGACGACCTGCCGTTCGGCGGCATCGGCCCTTCGGGCATGGGGGCCTATCACGGCCAGACCGGCTTTGACACGTTCAGCCACCTGCGGGCCGTGTTTGCCCAGAGCCGCTGGGGTACCAGCTGGATGGCCGGCGCACCGTACGGCAAGCGGGTACAGGCCTTGCTGCGCCTGATGGTGCGCTGACGATGACCGTCGTGACCCGGCGCCAGTTGCTCAAAGCCGGCGCAGCAGGCGGCGCGGCCCTGGTGCTGGCCGGCTGGTGGGCGCAGTCGTCTGCAGGCAGGCCCGCCGTCTGCGCACCCGGCGAATCCTGCCTGAGTCCGACTGGCCGGACTGTCGTGCTGGCCCTGGCGCCGGCGCTGGTCGGCCGCTGGCCGGCAGATGATCCGGAAGCCGGACAGACGCTACTGGCTGGGCTGGATA encodes:
- a CDS encoding coniferyl aldehyde dehydrogenase; protein product: MDVLPDDALALNRLGRLFQLHRQAVAGEPFPDYATRLRWLAAVHAMLVEAAPRWAEAVSRDFGHRSPVETQLLELFPAIEAVRHAKKQLARWMKPRRCHTGIWFQPGRSRVLPQPKGGVGVIVPWNYPVYLAIGPLVSALAAGNRVLIKTSELTPATGALLREMCEQYLGDSIAAVVEGGPEVARRFSAMPFDHLLFTGSTAVGRLVMAAASTHLTPVTLELGGKSPVLVAPGQPLKHVAERIIAGKLVNAGQTCIAPDYVLVPRHECEALVNELRAAAVRAYPVIHDNPDYSAIISERHRQRLQGLLDEAGRQGARIVPLSAETGCRGGKLAPALVLDAPAGSAIMQEEIFGPLLPVVTYDSLDAAVRYIAERPHPLALYLFDHDNRRIGQILAATRSGGVTLNDTLLHIAQDDLPFGGIGPSGMGAYHGQTGFDTFSHLRAVFAQSRWGTSWMAGAPYGKRVQALLRLMVR